Proteins encoded in a region of the Flavobacteriaceae bacterium HL-DH10 genome:
- a CDS encoding HlyD family efflux transporter periplasmic adaptor subunit has protein sequence MRKIILSVIGILLIVLSFLFAKKLIADKHKPKPVKEKVVKTVFTDTVLNGTVQIIIPANGSLVAKRRIELYAEVQGVFKTGSKLFKPGQKYNQDENLIRIDASEHYASVQSSKSNLYNTIAAIMPDLRLDFPEVYQKWQDYLNSFDLSKTTPELPKMTSDKENYFITGRGIVSSYYNVKNLERRLSKYNIKAPFSGILTEALVTEGSLIRSGQKLGEFIDTSVYEMEVALSKSYASLLKVGEAVVLSNLDRTETYKGNVARVNGSIDAATQTITAYIDVKDDTLKEGMYLEARLNAKEEQDVIEIDRNLLLETNEIFIVRDSLLDVIPAKPVYFSDTKVVLKNIPNGTIILKKPVPGAFAGMLVKPFENSVKKADK, from the coding sequence ATGCGTAAAATTATACTTTCCGTTATTGGAATTTTATTAATAGTGCTTTCTTTTTTATTTGCCAAAAAACTTATTGCAGACAAACATAAGCCTAAACCTGTTAAGGAAAAAGTTGTAAAAACTGTATTTACAGATACCGTTTTAAATGGGACTGTTCAAATTATTATTCCAGCAAATGGAAGTTTAGTTGCAAAGCGACGTATAGAACTTTATGCAGAAGTACAAGGTGTTTTTAAAACAGGAAGTAAACTCTTTAAACCTGGTCAAAAGTATAACCAAGACGAAAATTTAATTCGAATAGATGCTTCTGAGCATTATGCAAGCGTCCAGTCTTCAAAAAGTAATCTATACAATACTATTGCTGCAATTATGCCAGATTTAAGGTTAGATTTCCCCGAAGTTTATCAAAAATGGCAAGACTATCTTAATAGTTTCGATTTAAGTAAAACAACACCAGAATTACCTAAAATGACTTCCGACAAGGAAAACTATTTTATTACTGGACGAGGTATTGTTTCAAGTTATTACAATGTTAAAAACTTAGAGCGGCGTTTATCTAAATACAATATAAAGGCACCATTTTCAGGAATTTTAACAGAAGCTTTAGTCACAGAAGGTTCTTTAATACGAAGTGGTCAAAAATTAGGTGAATTTATAGATACATCGGTCTATGAAATGGAAGTGGCCTTAAGTAAAAGTTATGCAAGTTTATTAAAAGTTGGTGAAGCCGTTGTACTTTCTAATTTAGATAGAACAGAAACTTATAAAGGCAATGTTGCTAGAGTAAATGGGAGTATAGATGCTGCAACACAAACCATTACCGCTTACATAGATGTTAAGGATGATACCCTAAAAGAAGGTATGTATTTAGAAGCTAGATTGAATGCAAAAGAAGAACAAGATGTTATAGAAATAGATAGGAATCTATTATTAGAAACAAACGAGATTTTTATTGTGCGTGATAGTTTGTTAGATGTTATACCAGCAAAACCAGTTTATTTTTCAGATACTAAAGTCGTATTGAAAAATATACCAAATGGAACAATTATACTTAAAAAACCAGTTCCGGGAGCATTTGCAGGCATGCTTGTTAAACCTTTTGAAAATTCAGTTAAAAAGGCAGATAAATAA
- a CDS encoding efflux RND transporter permease subunit, whose product MRKLIAYFIKYHVAVNIFIIAFFAFGIIGVLSLKSSFFPLVDSKIINVNVAYPGASPQEIEEGVVLKIEDNLNGLRGVDRVTSVSRENSGTITVEIEKGENIDFMLLEVKNAVDRVPSFPTGMEPLIVAKREEVRQTISFALSGKAIPLATLKQLGRQVENDLRAIDGISQIEVTGYPEEEIEIAVNETSLLAYNISFTDVAQAVSASNILVTGGNIKTDAEEYLIRANNRSYYGNELSNIIIKASNDGKIVRLKDVAIIRDRFSETPNATYFNEELAVNITVTSTNNEDLISSADKVKDYIEGYNQSHNNVRLDIVRDLSVTLNQRTELLVWNAIMGIILVLTFLSLFLNTRLAFWVAFGLPISFLGMFIFAGQFDVTINVLSLFGMIIVIGILVDDGIVIAENIYQHYEKGKTPIQAAIDGTMEVIPPVVSAIITTLLAFSLFLFLDSRIGEFFGEVSVIVILTLLVSLIEALIILPAHLAHSKALRKPVEVENPSKMKQFFSKMRFVNKIGDSIMSFLRDKVYSPTLDFVLKFKMLSLGIFIGLLILTFGSIGGGIIGVTLFPSVASDRVSVELDMPNGTNVKVTDSIISMIEQKSYLVNEELSEKYLKGTGKQLFENTILTLTSSSSARLNINMLPGEERPDAINSSLVANKLREAVGPIIGTERLIFGSGGNFGGSPVSVSLLSNNINELKAAKLELKEVLQTNPLLKDIEDNDPAGIKEIRLELKESAYLLGLDLRTVMIQVRAGFFGTQAQRFQRGQDEIRVWVRYDKTNRASINNLDDMRIVTPSGVRVTLKDIANYSIERGDVAINHLIGQREIKVSADLKDPSASATDILEDIKTNIIPQIQSRYPTISASFEGQNREKDKLTSSLASAGIPILLLIYITIAFTFRSYSQPLLLLLLVPFSLTAVAWGHWLLGFSVNILSLLGIIALIGIMVNDGLVLIGKFNSNLKEGMTFDLALSEAGKSRFRAIFLTSLTTVAGLAPLLLEKSRQAQFLKPMAISISFGIAYATILTLLVLPLFLAFSNGIKKNVKWLATGNTITKEEVERAIKEQKEEHEY is encoded by the coding sequence ATGAGAAAGTTAATCGCTTATTTTATTAAGTATCACGTAGCCGTAAATATTTTTATTATTGCCTTTTTTGCGTTTGGTATTATTGGTGTGTTATCGCTTAAGTCTTCTTTTTTTCCTTTAGTAGATTCTAAAATTATTAATGTTAATGTTGCATATCCAGGTGCCTCACCACAAGAAATAGAAGAAGGTGTGGTCCTTAAAATAGAAGATAATCTTAACGGATTAAGAGGTGTAGATCGAGTAACATCGGTGTCTCGTGAGAATAGTGGGACTATAACGGTTGAAATTGAAAAAGGCGAAAATATAGATTTTATGCTTTTGGAGGTTAAAAATGCGGTTGATAGAGTGCCGTCTTTTCCAACAGGTATGGAACCCCTTATTGTTGCAAAACGTGAAGAAGTACGACAAACAATTTCTTTTGCTTTAAGTGGGAAAGCTATTCCATTAGCTACTTTAAAGCAGTTAGGTAGACAAGTAGAAAATGATTTGCGTGCCATTGATGGGATTTCGCAAATTGAGGTTACGGGTTATCCTGAAGAAGAAATTGAAATAGCTGTTAACGAAACAAGTTTGCTAGCTTATAATATAAGTTTTACAGATGTTGCACAAGCAGTTAGCGCGTCAAATATATTAGTAACTGGAGGAAATATAAAAACAGATGCTGAAGAGTATTTAATTCGAGCAAATAACAGGTCTTATTATGGTAATGAGCTTTCAAATATTATAATAAAAGCGTCTAATGATGGTAAAATAGTACGTTTAAAAGATGTCGCTATTATTCGAGACCGTTTTTCTGAAACGCCAAACGCCACTTATTTTAATGAAGAATTAGCTGTTAATATAACCGTTACAAGTACTAATAATGAAGATTTAATTTCTTCGGCAGATAAAGTTAAAGACTATATAGAAGGCTATAATCAAAGCCATAATAATGTTAGACTAGATATTGTTAGAGATTTATCAGTTACCTTAAATCAGCGTACAGAGTTGCTTGTTTGGAATGCCATTATGGGAATTATTCTTGTTTTAACATTCTTGTCTTTGTTTTTAAACACACGTTTAGCATTTTGGGTAGCATTTGGGCTTCCAATATCGTTTTTAGGTATGTTTATTTTTGCAGGTCAATTTGATGTGACTATAAATGTATTATCGCTTTTTGGGATGATAATTGTTATTGGTATTTTGGTTGATGATGGTATTGTAATTGCCGAAAATATTTATCAGCATTACGAAAAAGGGAAAACACCTATTCAAGCTGCTATAGATGGAACTATGGAAGTTATTCCTCCTGTTGTTTCAGCTATAATAACGACGCTTTTGGCGTTTTCATTATTCTTGTTTCTTGATAGTAGAATAGGTGAGTTTTTTGGTGAAGTTTCTGTTATTGTGATTCTAACTTTGCTAGTTTCATTAATTGAAGCTTTAATCATCTTGCCAGCTCATTTAGCACACTCTAAAGCTTTGAGAAAGCCCGTTGAGGTAGAGAATCCATCTAAAATGAAGCAATTCTTCTCTAAAATGAGGTTTGTTAATAAGATAGGAGATAGTATCATGTCTTTTTTAAGAGATAAAGTGTATAGTCCAACTTTAGATTTTGTTTTGAAATTTAAGATGTTATCATTAGGGATTTTTATAGGACTCTTAATACTTACTTTTGGATCTATTGGAGGCGGTATTATTGGAGTGACTTTATTCCCATCTGTAGCTAGTGATAGGGTTTCGGTAGAATTAGATATGCCTAATGGGACAAATGTTAAGGTTACTGATTCTATTATTTCTATGATTGAACAAAAATCATATTTGGTTAATGAAGAATTATCGGAAAAATATTTAAAGGGTACAGGAAAACAGTTGTTTGAAAATACAATTTTGACTTTAACGAGTTCGTCTAGTGCAAGGTTGAATATAAATATGTTACCAGGAGAAGAAAGGCCAGATGCCATAAACTCAAGCCTAGTTGCTAATAAACTAAGAGAGGCTGTTGGTCCTATAATTGGCACAGAACGTTTAATATTTGGTTCAGGTGGTAATTTTGGAGGTAGTCCTGTTTCAGTATCTTTATTAAGTAATAATATTAATGAATTGAAAGCTGCCAAGCTAGAATTAAAAGAAGTATTGCAAACGAATCCGTTGTTAAAAGATATTGAAGATAATGATCCGGCAGGTATTAAAGAAATTAGGTTAGAGTTAAAAGAAAGTGCTTATTTATTGGGTTTAGACTTAAGAACAGTTATGATCCAAGTACGTGCTGGTTTTTTTGGTACACAGGCGCAACGTTTTCAACGCGGTCAAGATGAAATTCGAGTTTGGGTGCGTTATGATAAAACGAATAGAGCATCTATAAATAATTTGGATGATATGCGCATTGTTACGCCTTCTGGAGTTCGTGTAACTTTAAAAGATATTGCTAATTATAGTATAGAAAGAGGTGATGTTGCTATTAATCATTTAATTGGGCAACGTGAAATAAAAGTATCTGCAGATTTAAAGGATCCTAGTGCAAGTGCGACTGATATTTTAGAGGATATTAAAACAAATATTATTCCACAAATACAGTCAAGATATCCTACTATTTCTGCTTCTTTTGAAGGTCAAAACAGAGAAAAAGATAAGTTAACAAGTTCCCTCGCAAGTGCAGGAATTCCAATTTTATTGCTTATTTATATTACTATTGCTTTTACTTTTAGAAGTTATAGTCAACCTCTTTTACTATTATTATTGGTGCCATTTAGTTTAACAGCAGTTGCATGGGGACATTGGTTGTTAGGTTTCTCAGTAAATATATTGTCGCTTTTAGGGATTATTGCTTTAATAGGCATTATGGTAAATGATGGTTTAGTATTAATAGGTAAGTTTAATTCGAATTTAAAAGAAGGGATGACCTTTGATTTAGCACTTTCTGAAGCAGGAAAATCCCGTTTTAGAGCTATTTTCTTAACCTCGTTAACAACGGTTGCGGGTTTAGCCCCGCTACTACTTGAAAAAAGTAGACAAGCACAATTTTTAAAACCTATGGCTATATCTATTTCTTTCGGGATTGCTTATGCAACTATATTAACATTATTAGTTTTGCCATTATTTTTAGCTTTTAGTAATGGTATTAAAAAGAATGTAAAGTGGTTGGCAACCGGAAACACCATTACAAAAGAAGAAGTAGAACGCGCTATTAAAGAACAAAAAGAAGAGCATGAATATTAA
- a CDS encoding TolC family protein — protein MNIKFVFLSMLLMLQASVFAQELLSPEKAVVLALKNNYGIKLAHTDVEIANNNAGILNSGYLPTLNGNAGATYNSNNTEAEFSDGRVTTLKGAESSRYNASVDLNYVLFDGLGRAYNYKQLKETQQLTGLQARETIENTILQLFTVYYNVAELTKNIDALTETLAISKDRLIRSQYQFDYGQSTKLAVLNAEVDINNDSINLMNSKQQLQNYKRDLNLVLGNTILGDFDVHTQVSFNTLYSRSELLEKTKVNNINLLQIDKNIAINTLGVKFQKSNYLPTVGLTGSYGWNKSNNNAASFVAVSTNTGFSGGLNLSWNLFDGGSTITRVKNAKINLEAQNIQKEQLVVSVERDFSNAWDDYQNKLRIFKLQEENINTSQNNFDRTLEKFKLGQVNSIEFRQAQLNLLNAELSRNRAKYLAKLAEFYLLQLSGELLNINF, from the coding sequence ATGAATATTAAGTTTGTTTTTTTAAGTATGTTATTAATGCTGCAAGCATCTGTGTTTGCACAAGAATTGCTAAGCCCGGAAAAAGCAGTAGTCTTAGCTTTGAAAAATAATTACGGCATTAAGTTAGCTCATACAGATGTTGAAATTGCTAATAATAATGCAGGTATTTTAAATTCAGGTTATTTACCAACGTTAAACGGAAATGCTGGAGCAACTTATAATTCAAATAATACAGAAGCTGAGTTTTCAGATGGACGGGTAACTACTTTAAAAGGTGCTGAAAGTTCTAGATATAATGCTTCAGTCGATTTAAATTATGTTTTATTTGATGGTTTAGGGCGTGCATATAATTATAAACAACTTAAAGAAACCCAGCAGCTTACCGGATTACAAGCACGTGAAACAATAGAAAATACTATTTTACAGCTTTTTACTGTGTACTATAATGTAGCAGAACTTACTAAAAACATTGATGCATTAACCGAAACGCTAGCCATCTCGAAAGACAGATTAATACGATCTCAATATCAATTTGATTATGGGCAAAGTACAAAATTAGCAGTACTTAATGCTGAGGTAGACATTAATAACGATAGTATTAATTTAATGAATTCGAAACAGCAATTACAGAATTATAAGCGCGATTTAAATCTTGTATTGGGAAATACAATATTAGGAGATTTTGACGTGCACACACAAGTTTCGTTTAATACATTATATAGTAGAAGTGAGCTTTTAGAAAAGACAAAAGTTAATAATATTAATTTATTGCAAATAGATAAAAATATAGCAATTAACACTTTAGGAGTCAAGTTTCAAAAGTCTAATTATTTGCCAACTGTAGGCTTAACAGGAAGTTATGGTTGGAATAAAAGTAATAATAATGCAGCATCTTTTGTTGCGGTATCAACTAATACAGGGTTCTCTGGAGGTTTGAACTTAAGTTGGAATTTATTTGATGGAGGAAGCACTATAACCCGAGTTAAGAATGCAAAAATAAATTTAGAGGCTCAAAACATTCAAAAAGAACAATTAGTTGTGTCTGTAGAACGTGATTTTAGTAATGCCTGGGACGATTATCAAAATAAATTAAGGATATTTAAACTTCAAGAAGAAAATATTAATACCTCTCAAAATAATTTTGACAGAACTCTGGAAAAGTTTAAACTCGGACAAGTAAACTCGATTGAGTTTAGACAGGCTCAACTTAATCTTCTCAATGCTGAATTAAGTAGAAATCGAGCAAAATATTTAGCTAAATTAGCTGAGTTTTATTTACTTCAATTAAGTGGCGAACTTCTAAATATCAATTTCTAA
- a CDS encoding Two component regulator three Y domain protein, with amino-acid sequence MKTLKFIAVFFFVSAYSFANVSSNDKDALIALYKATNGAEWNTTWDLKASIDTWYGVKIENNKIVEINLQFNNLQGTLPQEIGSLVNLRKINLGFNKLEGTLPSSIKNLKELTSLELFMNRFEGNIPSELGELTKLESLKLYSNKFEGNIPQSLMRLINLKELLLGSNFLTGTIPNNIYALSKLEKLSLMDNKLEGEIPVEIAQLTNLEELILSTNNLTGDLPLEFMNLSNLNTIMVSDNNLNREYVSISGKNPPSLMMIDMENPTATVDIEKE; translated from the coding sequence ATGAAAACCTTAAAATTTATAGCTGTCTTTTTCTTTGTTTCAGCATACTCTTTTGCAAACGTATCGTCAAATGATAAAGATGCATTAATTGCATTATATAAAGCAACTAACGGTGCCGAATGGAACACAACGTGGGACTTAAAGGCTTCAATTGATACTTGGTATGGTGTTAAGATAGAAAATAATAAGATTGTTGAAATTAACTTGCAATTCAATAATTTACAAGGAACCTTGCCACAAGAAATAGGTAGTTTAGTTAATCTTAGAAAGATTAATTTAGGGTTTAATAAATTAGAAGGAACACTTCCCTCATCTATTAAAAACTTAAAAGAATTAACGTCTTTAGAGCTATTCATGAATAGATTTGAAGGTAATATCCCTTCAGAATTAGGAGAATTAACAAAATTAGAATCATTAAAATTATATAGTAATAAGTTTGAAGGAAATATTCCTCAATCTTTAATGCGTTTAATTAATTTAAAAGAGCTTTTATTAGGAAGTAATTTTTTAACTGGAACTATTCCAAATAATATATATGCTTTATCTAAATTAGAAAAGCTTAGTTTAATGGATAATAAATTAGAAGGTGAGATTCCAGTTGAAATTGCACAATTAACTAATTTAGAAGAGTTAATTTTGTCTACCAATAATCTTACAGGTGATTTACCATTAGAGTTTATGAATCTATCTAATTTAAATACGATTATGGTTAGCGATAATAATTTAAATCGAGAGTACGTTAGTATTTCGGGAAAAAACCCACCTAGCTTAATGATGATTGATATGGAAAACCCTACAGCTACTGTGGATATTGAAAAAGAATAG
- a CDS encoding CPXCG motif-containing cysteine-rich protein, which translates to MLEKFFTCPYCWESISMLLDNSIPEQSYIEDCEICCNPIQVTIKFVNLELLHFQVDSIEQ; encoded by the coding sequence ATGTTAGAAAAATTTTTTACTTGTCCTTATTGCTGGGAAAGCATATCAATGTTATTAGATAATTCAATTCCTGAACAGTCTTATATTGAAGATTGTGAGATATGTTGTAATCCAATTCAAGTAACTATTAAATTTGTTAATTTAGAATTGCTACATTTTCAAGTAGATAGCATTGAACAGTAA
- a CDS encoding site-specific integrase, producing the protein MLTITQFLTFAYDSEYESAYDLSQKRNFSNPKIYTAKGNLTKRWYVYFSFRDPKTEKLKRITPFYGNANTYKTKEERMEVLMVYRKVLLKLLIQGFNPFSNNTELYNKLHSKKVSNDLPDTVEAKAITPIESTSVEEPKIRLREAFDFGLKLKEKLISERTKKDYENKIDSLLKWLEINHPNLNTIDGLNKKIVSGFLNHILNKTSPRNRNNYRADLSSIVQVLEDNEIIKLNVVKKIPVLKSIPQRHKTYTQETQEAIFKHLQDTDPILLLYIKFISYGFLRPIEVCRLKLENINLDNKTIQFKAKNSPLKTKIIPKILYDALPDLSGLKPDDSLFTPKQIGGVWETDEDSKRDYFTKRFKKIVKDPFKLGLDYSLYSFRHTYITKVYRALVKEFAPFEAKSKLMLISGHTSMSALEKYLRDIDAELPSDYSEMLKRTNE; encoded by the coding sequence ATGCTTACCATTACTCAATTTCTTACATTTGCATACGATAGTGAATACGAAAGTGCATACGATTTGTCTCAAAAAAGAAATTTTTCCAATCCAAAAATCTATACTGCTAAAGGTAATTTAACCAAGCGTTGGTATGTCTATTTTTCATTTCGAGATCCTAAAACTGAAAAATTAAAACGTATCACCCCTTTTTACGGAAATGCCAACACTTATAAAACCAAAGAAGAACGTATGGAAGTTCTTATGGTTTATAGAAAAGTATTATTAAAACTTTTAATACAAGGCTTCAATCCTTTTTCAAATAATACAGAACTGTATAATAAATTACATTCTAAAAAAGTTTCTAACGACTTACCTGATACAGTTGAAGCAAAAGCAATAACACCTATCGAAAGCACAAGTGTAGAAGAACCAAAAATAAGGTTAAGAGAAGCTTTTGATTTTGGTTTAAAGTTAAAGGAAAAACTTATTAGCGAACGCACTAAAAAAGATTACGAGAATAAAATTGATAGCCTATTAAAATGGCTTGAGATAAACCATCCAAATTTAAATACTATTGATGGGCTTAATAAAAAAATCGTTTCTGGTTTTTTAAACCATATCTTAAACAAAACGTCACCTCGTAATAGAAATAATTATAGAGCAGATTTAAGCAGTATAGTACAAGTTTTAGAGGATAATGAGATTATCAAATTAAACGTTGTTAAAAAAATACCCGTTTTAAAGTCAATACCACAACGCCACAAGACTTATACTCAAGAAACACAAGAGGCTATATTTAAACACCTACAAGATACGGATCCTATACTTCTATTGTATATTAAGTTTATTTCTTATGGATTTTTAAGACCCATTGAAGTCTGTAGATTGAAATTAGAAAACATCAATTTAGATAATAAAACTATTCAATTTAAAGCAAAGAATAGTCCATTAAAAACAAAAATAATCCCTAAAATATTATATGATGCTTTACCTGATTTATCTGGATTAAAACCAGACGATTCTTTATTTACTCCAAAACAGATTGGAGGCGTGTGGGAAACAGATGAAGATAGTAAAAGAGATTATTTTACTAAACGTTTTAAAAAAATAGTAAAAGATCCTTTTAAATTAGGACTTGATTATAGTTTATATAGTTTCAGGCATACCTATATTACAAAGGTTTATAGAGCATTGGTTAAAGAGTTTGCACCATTTGAAGCTAAGAGTAAGCTCATGTTAATTTCGGGACACACATCTATGTCTGCATTAGAAAAGTATCTAAGAGATATTGATGCCGAATTACCGTCAGATTATTCAGAAATGCTAAAGAGAACTAATGAGTAA